One Aciduliprofundum boonei T469 genomic region harbors:
- a CDS encoding aminotransferase class I/II-fold pyridoxal phosphate-dependent enzyme, with protein MDNESQYDTPIADALNNLGGYIKWCTPSVLPHQKKISNIYKSDISVSAGFLGSYVDNTGIFKEAHDRAARVYGADRTLFSVNGTTGSNFIVLRMLTLEYESPQILVTRNIHHSILHAAEWLGIKFRFIKSSYDPQFESLIPPKPEDVLDTLNNYPESNAVIISSPTYSGLAAKLRDIVKVVKNFDKEIKVIVDEAWGSHFHFSDELPKSAMQAGADIAMQSTHKQGGSLQQTGMIHWKEKYVNSELMYEAFREYATTSPSYHLLASLDSVRAIMQKNGRELVESLIKKAEYFKDLLGKKLIPPLKIMDDSLEFDLVKDYISGYDKTKTAIALTKFKETGFELGNLLSKSKIIVEKCSLNTILMLTTYSLSYSEIEKTVRALSSIIKNFHKTTKKNLIPNPFQHLETKPVIEPHTARRVAQTIGRIVPLKDAIGKIAAEHIEIYPPGVPVILEGFRITENNVKYLLNVKEMGGHISARDPSLKTIYVL; from the coding sequence CCATAGCTGATGCATTGAATAATCTTGGAGGATACATAAAATGGTGCACTCCTTCAGTTCTACCGCATCAAAAGAAGATTTCAAATATTTACAAATCAGATATCTCTGTCTCTGCAGGATTTCTCGGAAGTTATGTTGACAATACTGGAATTTTCAAAGAAGCACACGATAGGGCTGCAAGAGTATATGGCGCGGATAGAACCCTATTTAGCGTGAACGGTACTACAGGTAGCAATTTCATAGTATTGAGAATGCTCACCTTGGAATACGAATCCCCCCAGATTTTAGTCACAAGAAATATTCATCATTCCATACTCCACGCTGCAGAATGGCTTGGGATAAAATTCAGATTCATAAAATCCTCCTATGACCCTCAGTTTGAAAGCTTGATTCCACCAAAGCCGGAGGATGTTCTTGACACCCTCAACAATTACCCAGAGAGCAATGCCGTAATCATCTCTTCTCCCACATACTCGGGACTTGCTGCAAAACTAAGAGATATTGTAAAGGTCGTGAAGAATTTTGATAAGGAGATAAAAGTAATCGTTGACGAGGCCTGGGGCTCTCACTTCCATTTCAGCGATGAATTACCTAAGAGTGCAATGCAGGCTGGAGCTGATATAGCTATGCAGAGCACACACAAACAAGGTGGCTCTTTACAGCAAACTGGAATGATTCACTGGAAGGAAAAATATGTGAATAGCGAACTGATGTACGAGGCTTTTCGAGAATACGCCACTACAAGTCCCTCATATCATCTTCTCGCTTCTTTAGATTCTGTAAGGGCAATCATGCAGAAAAATGGAAGGGAGCTCGTGGAATCTCTAATAAAGAAAGCAGAGTACTTTAAAGATTTACTGGGTAAGAAATTAATTCCCCCTTTAAAAATTATGGATGACTCTCTTGAGTTTGACCTCGTGAAAGATTATATATCCGGCTATGATAAAACAAAAACTGCAATTGCACTAACAAAATTCAAAGAAACTGGATTTGAACTGGGAAATTTGCTCTCAAAAAGCAAAATAATAGTCGAGAAATGTAGTTTAAACACAATTCTTATGCTAACAACATACTCTTTGTCATATAGCGAGATAGAAAAAACAGTTAGGGCTTTATCTAGCATAATCAAAAACTTCCATAAAACCACCAAGAAAAATCTGATACCCAATCCGTTTCAGCATCTGGAAACAAAACCGGTTATCGAGCCACATACGGCAAGAAGAGTAGCCCAAACAATAGGAAGGATAGTGCCTCTCAAAGACGCAATAGGCAAAATCGCTGCAGAGCATATAGAAATTTATCCTCCAGGAGTGCCTGTAATACTTGAAGGATTTAGAATCACAGAAAACAATGTTAAATATCTCCTCAATGTTAAAGAGATGGGTGGTCATATAAGCGCCAGAGACCCCTCCCTAAAAACAATATATGTTCTGTGA
- a CDS encoding metal-sulfur cluster assembly factor — MVKEEDVWNALRDVVDPEIGANLVDLGLIYEVRVDNGKDVYVKMTLTVPGCPLMNVLPAQVEERLKQLDGVGKITVQLTFDPPWSPDRMSEELRKLYGW, encoded by the coding sequence ATGGTCAAGGAAGAGGATGTTTGGAATGCACTACGAGATGTGGTGGACCCGGAGATAGGGGCTAATTTAGTTGATTTGGGATTGATATATGAGGTTAGGGTGGATAATGGCAAGGATGTTTATGTAAAGATGACATTAACGGTTCCCGGATGTCCGCTAATGAATGTCCTTCCCGCACAGGTGGAAGAGAGATTGAAGCAGTTGGATGGAGTAGGGAAAATTACTGTACAACTAACATTTGATCCGCCTTGGAGTCCTGACAGGATGAGCGAAGAGCTTCGCAAACTCTACGGCTGGTAA
- the udg gene encoding type-4 uracil-DNA glycosylase — MQTTLYNFGDSLEKIEKEIKECKKCPLYKTRKNAVPGEGGFQRRIMFVGEAPGRREDELGRPFVGAAGKFLDELLASIGLSRKDVYITNIVKCRPPGNRDPTDEEIKLCSPYLDRQIAIMKPRIICPLGRFSAKYILEKFGFEMGKISKIQGKVFEGNILILPMYHPAAALYHQNLKSELYKSFEVLKSLL; from the coding sequence ATGCAAACAACCCTTTACAATTTTGGTGATTCGCTGGAAAAAATAGAGAAGGAGATTAAGGAATGTAAAAAATGCCCATTGTACAAAACGAGGAAAAATGCAGTTCCTGGCGAGGGAGGATTCCAAAGGAGAATTATGTTCGTGGGCGAAGCGCCTGGAAGAAGGGAGGACGAGCTTGGTAGGCCTTTCGTGGGCGCTGCAGGAAAATTTTTAGATGAATTATTGGCAAGCATTGGATTATCACGCAAGGATGTTTACATAACCAACATTGTTAAATGCAGACCCCCGGGGAATAGAGATCCTACAGATGAGGAGATAAAACTGTGCTCTCCATACCTTGATAGGCAAATTGCAATTATGAAGCCAAGGATAATATGCCCATTAGGGCGCTTTTCCGCCAAATACATACTGGAAAAATTCGGATTTGAAATGGGAAAAATATCAAAAATTCAGGGCAAGGTATTTGAAGGAAATATCCTGATTCTTCCCATGTATCATCCAGCCGCAGCTCTATACCATCAAAATTTGAAAAGCGAGCTCTACAAGAGCTTTGAAGTTTTGAAATCTCTCCTTTGA
- a CDS encoding PAS domain S-box protein yields the protein MQVKCDELANAVKIGIVILDKNFKIVDANREILIKGNIKKEKLLNTPFLLWFPEKMRGEIEKILQDVWNEKIEWGRGSYELYPMGSDKPLMVDVRVRKLKDSLVVTIIDKSWLYKTLEKLNIVQSAVDNMAEGLVVTDINGTILFVNPGFTKMTGYSEEEAIGKNPRILKSGKQDRKFYENLWNTILSGRIWKGSLINRRKDGTLYWEEMTIVPVKDNRGKITNFVAVKRDVSERKKLEEEVRKKEEYYRKIFNMSNDGIFIETLDGKIVDLNEAAAKMLGYKRDELLKAGIDAIVTEEYKGKIKSIIEKLKKEGYARLEVFDRHKDGHLVPMELSISTLHIDGEHLALVIARDLSFREEQETKYRILSEMASDAVILIKEDGIVEYWNPASQKIFGYTSDEALNKPFWELIVPKKYLPGTNFQNLVKKGFEKASLPYTRRFEVQAKRKDGKLIDVELGISIFNISGKKYALAVIRDISERVEMERKLKKQTDELKAIYRFSLELGSIIDLPTLSQKVYEEIKKLINFDSFSLGIVDWNKNTVRFDILTSGEKNLGPKEIEIDPENSLSSWVITSKSALLIKNFEKEKDKLPAKWIKVGKMPKSWLGVPLMYKGKVLGIIVLQSFKPYQYDENDRDFIMTLAAQLSIIIANAQLYNELKINEERYRGIVDSSIVGISVADISGILTFVNDKFADMLGYKKEELIGKSILEMTTEDGRKVFKKMLDRRKEGLIDYYENVLVRKDGKIIYALINASPLRDANGNIIGSTAVIVDITERKKEMEELKRKNAVLSALYNISLKMGEAPNLEEIFKITYKELYDIFNFDWFFIALCENNMLNYVILKSRNKSIVNYKLECNSEHSLAARAVKEGKPLLFRDLPKEVKEENYTLIEGTEEVPTRSVIIFPLLYKNERLGVISIQSKRPNVYNENDVKYVSTIAHAISIFIKNIQLYRQIKSTKEKLEKIVNSSLVGIDTTDLDGNVTFVNDALAEMLGYRKEELIGKNILEVTTPKGKEILKHMLERRRKGFKDYYENELIRKDGKIIHALINAAPLRDENGKIVGTLGIVLDITKRKEMEEKIKNERERYKHLFESMANIIVLIQNERVIYINKQFEAATGYQKDEVLNKPFIDFVHPDMRDIVLSNYKRRMRGLEAPDHYIIKLIGKKGKEIWMDIRTSVITWEHGKADLVSMMDITEIKEMEDKLITLDEIARKLKMAKSKDEIYEIAIQNLYRVLNLYNSAILEIKDHTLVIVKSRGYVNPNIKLDVESERGITAWVARNNLPYYSPNTDEDPLYITGVRGAKCEYATPISIDDEVYGVLDVQKDEPYSISEDDMKLIDLLANNMAVALRSLEIQKDLEKAKNLQELMLHIVSHDLKNPLAVIEGYIDLMKEGFDPSYLDAMQMAVEEASSIIEKARLFSKLGAGKIDEERKLIDLKEELENVSSLLSHKYPSGKINISVDKIEIYAFPIIKEVFTNIIDNAFKYGAKNVDISLIDKDENVEIRIADDGPGIPKELRNTIFNTFETLSKKKGSGLGLSIVKMIVEMHDGKVWVEENKPKGSVFVIQLPKD from the coding sequence ATGCAGGTAAAATGCGATGAGCTTGCGAATGCTGTTAAAATAGGCATTGTGATATTGGATAAAAATTTCAAAATCGTAGATGCAAATAGAGAAATTCTAATTAAGGGCAACATAAAAAAGGAAAAACTACTCAACACTCCATTTCTCCTGTGGTTTCCAGAAAAAATGAGGGGCGAGATTGAGAAAATTCTCCAAGATGTTTGGAATGAAAAGATTGAGTGGGGAAGGGGCTCATATGAGCTATACCCTATGGGTAGTGATAAACCCCTTATGGTAGATGTTCGCGTTAGAAAACTGAAAGATTCTTTGGTTGTAACAATAATCGACAAAAGCTGGCTCTATAAGACATTAGAGAAATTGAACATTGTACAATCAGCTGTGGATAACATGGCTGAAGGGCTCGTTGTCACGGATATAAATGGCACAATCCTATTCGTAAATCCGGGATTCACAAAGATGACAGGGTATAGTGAGGAGGAAGCGATAGGTAAAAATCCAAGAATCTTGAAGAGTGGTAAGCAAGACAGGAAATTCTACGAAAATCTGTGGAACACAATCCTATCGGGCAGAATTTGGAAGGGCTCGCTAATAAACAGGAGAAAAGATGGAACCCTGTACTGGGAAGAGATGACGATAGTGCCTGTAAAGGACAATAGGGGAAAAATCACTAATTTTGTAGCTGTAAAGAGAGATGTGTCTGAGAGGAAAAAATTGGAAGAGGAAGTGAGAAAAAAGGAAGAGTACTATCGCAAGATTTTCAACATGAGCAATGATGGGATATTCATAGAAACTCTTGATGGCAAAATTGTGGATCTGAATGAGGCAGCAGCCAAGATGCTTGGCTATAAGAGGGATGAGCTTCTAAAAGCTGGTATTGATGCCATAGTAACAGAGGAGTATAAAGGAAAGATAAAATCAATAATCGAGAAATTGAAAAAAGAGGGATATGCACGCTTGGAAGTGTTTGACAGGCACAAGGATGGACACTTGGTCCCTATGGAACTGTCGATAAGTACGCTCCATATAGATGGTGAGCATCTAGCCCTCGTAATTGCCAGAGATTTATCCTTTAGGGAAGAGCAAGAGACAAAGTACAGAATCTTGAGCGAGATGGCAAGCGATGCTGTTATTTTAATAAAAGAGGATGGGATAGTTGAGTATTGGAACCCTGCTAGCCAAAAGATATTTGGATACACGAGTGATGAGGCTTTGAACAAGCCATTTTGGGAGCTTATTGTGCCTAAAAAATATCTGCCAGGCACCAATTTTCAAAATTTAGTAAAGAAAGGTTTTGAGAAGGCCTCTTTACCCTACACAAGGAGATTTGAGGTTCAAGCCAAAAGAAAAGATGGAAAATTAATAGATGTTGAGCTTGGCATATCCATATTTAACATAAGTGGAAAGAAGTATGCATTAGCGGTTATAAGGGACATAAGTGAAAGGGTTGAGATGGAAAGAAAATTGAAAAAACAAACCGACGAGCTTAAAGCAATCTATCGCTTCTCCCTCGAGCTTGGCTCGATTATAGACCTACCCACTCTGTCCCAAAAAGTCTATGAAGAGATAAAGAAGCTCATAAATTTCGATAGCTTTTCCTTGGGCATTGTTGACTGGAACAAAAACACCGTAAGATTCGATATTCTAACTTCCGGGGAGAAAAATTTGGGACCGAAAGAGATTGAGATAGACCCTGAAAACTCGTTAAGCAGCTGGGTTATAACATCTAAAAGTGCTTTATTGATTAAGAACTTCGAGAAAGAAAAGGACAAACTGCCTGCAAAATGGATTAAGGTTGGAAAAATGCCAAAATCCTGGCTCGGCGTGCCTTTAATGTATAAGGGTAAAGTTCTCGGCATTATAGTGCTTCAAAGTTTCAAGCCATACCAGTACGATGAGAACGATAGAGATTTCATAATGACGCTTGCAGCACAACTTTCTATAATAATAGCAAATGCACAACTCTACAACGAGCTAAAAATAAACGAAGAGAGATATAGAGGAATTGTAGATTCAAGCATCGTAGGCATAAGCGTTGCCGATATAAGTGGAATTTTGACCTTTGTAAACGATAAATTTGCAGATATGCTAGGATACAAAAAGGAGGAGCTCATAGGAAAGAGCATATTGGAGATGACCACAGAAGATGGAAGAAAAGTCTTCAAAAAGATGCTAGATAGGAGAAAAGAAGGACTAATAGATTACTACGAGAATGTTCTTGTTAGAAAAGATGGTAAAATTATATATGCCTTGATAAACGCATCTCCACTCAGAGATGCAAATGGGAATATAATAGGCTCAACTGCTGTGATAGTAGATATAACGGAGAGAAAGAAAGAGATGGAAGAGCTAAAAAGGAAAAATGCTGTGCTAAGCGCTCTTTACAACATATCACTAAAAATGGGAGAAGCTCCTAATCTTGAAGAAATTTTCAAGATTACCTATAAGGAGCTTTATGATATTTTTAATTTTGACTGGTTCTTCATAGCCCTATGCGAGAATAATATGCTCAACTATGTGATTCTAAAATCGAGGAATAAAAGCATTGTCAACTACAAATTAGAGTGCAATTCTGAACACTCTCTCGCTGCCAGAGCCGTGAAAGAGGGAAAGCCCCTCCTATTCAGAGATTTGCCAAAGGAAGTAAAAGAGGAAAATTACACATTAATTGAGGGCACGGAAGAAGTGCCTACGAGATCCGTCATCATATTTCCACTTCTTTACAAAAATGAGAGATTGGGTGTCATAAGTATCCAGAGCAAAAGACCAAATGTCTATAATGAAAATGATGTAAAATATGTTTCCACGATAGCACATGCTATTTCAATATTCATAAAAAATATTCAGCTTTACAGGCAGATAAAGAGCACAAAGGAAAAATTGGAAAAAATAGTGAATTCTTCGCTTGTGGGAATTGATACAACCGATTTAGATGGAAATGTAACCTTTGTAAACGATGCACTTGCAGAGATGCTTGGATACAGGAAAGAAGAGCTCATAGGAAAGAACATATTGGAAGTTACGACTCCTAAGGGAAAAGAAATATTAAAGCATATGCTAGAAAGGAGAAGAAAGGGATTCAAAGATTACTATGAAAACGAACTAATACGCAAGGATGGAAAAATTATACACGCTTTAATAAATGCAGCACCCCTCAGAGACGAAAATGGAAAAATCGTTGGAACTTTAGGCATAGTTTTGGACATAACAAAGAGAAAAGAGATGGAAGAAAAAATAAAGAATGAGAGGGAGAGGTACAAGCATTTATTCGAAAGTATGGCGAATATAATTGTGCTCATACAGAATGAAAGGGTAATCTATATAAACAAGCAATTTGAGGCTGCCACGGGATATCAAAAAGATGAGGTTCTAAACAAGCCCTTCATTGATTTTGTGCATCCAGATATGAGGGATATCGTGCTCAGCAATTATAAAAGGAGAATGCGAGGGCTTGAAGCTCCTGACCATTACATAATAAAGCTCATAGGAAAGAAGGGAAAAGAAATCTGGATGGATATCCGCACATCCGTTATAACCTGGGAGCATGGAAAAGCAGACCTCGTGAGTATGATGGATATTACCGAAATAAAGGAGATGGAAGACAAGCTAATCACCTTGGATGAAATTGCAAGAAAATTGAAAATGGCTAAGAGCAAAGATGAAATTTATGAAATTGCCATACAAAATCTGTACAGGGTGCTCAATCTTTACAATTCTGCAATTTTAGAGATAAAAGATCACACCTTGGTTATAGTTAAGTCCCGCGGCTATGTAAATCCAAACATAAAATTGGATGTAGAAAGTGAGAGAGGCATAACAGCATGGGTTGCCAGAAACAATTTACCATATTACTCTCCAAATACAGATGAGGACCCACTCTACATAACGGGAGTAAGAGGTGCAAAATGCGAGTATGCTACACCCATATCCATAGATGATGAAGTGTATGGGGTTCTGGATGTGCAGAAAGATGAGCCCTATTCAATAAGCGAGGACGATATGAAACTAATCGATTTGCTTGCAAACAACATGGCTGTTGCCCTAAGAAGCTTAGAAATTCAAAAAGATTTAGAGAAAGCGAAGAACTTGCAAGAGCTCATGCTCCACATTGTAAGCCATGATTTGAAAAATCCTCTTGCAGTTATTGAGGGCTACATAGACCTGATGAAAGAAGGTTTTGACCCGTCTTACTTGGATGCTATGCAAATGGCAGTAGAGGAGGCATCAAGTATAATTGAAAAGGCAAGATTGTTCTCGAAACTCGGAGCTGGAAAGATTGACGAAGAGAGAAAATTGATAGATTTAAAGGAAGAACTTGAAAATGTTTCCTCTCTGCTATCCCACAAGTACCCATCTGGAAAAATAAATATCTCTGTGGATAAAATTGAGATCTATGCATTTCCAATAATAAAGGAAGTTTTCACAAACATAATTGACAACGCATTTAAGTATGGGGCTAAGAATGTGGACATATCTCTGATTGATAAGGATGAGAATGTTGAAATAAGAATTGCTGATGACGGCCCAGGCATACCTAAAGAACTGCGCAATACCATATTTAACACCTTTGAAACACTCTCAAAGAAGAAGGGAAGCGGATTAGGACTGAGCATTGTCAAGATGATTGTAGAGATGCACGATGGCAAGGTTTGGGTAGAGGAGAACAAACCCAAGGGAAGTGTTTTTGTAATACAATTACCTAAGGATTGA
- a CDS encoding class I SAM-dependent methyltransferase family protein: protein MRAPCIKVPLSEAEKTKRELAKMDALANLKWKKRDRYVIIPLKRELENLEICYEDFEEKRGREKIGSFDIIGDIAIVKYKEDLDYEELAKKLVDGKSIKKLAVDMGVRGTERIRELKLIVGDSLETIHKEYGVRLKVDISKVYFSPRLATERWRVVQKVKDGETIFDMFAGCGPFSILIAKYKKVKIYACDINPYAIEYLEENIKMNKVKGITPILGDARDVAKEIKADRIIMNLPHSSFEFLEYAIEAAKNGAFIHYYEILPKNNEREKDIIAKGDEVGARVKILEKRRVHAYSPSKDMFAFLLQIFKFI from the coding sequence ATGCGTGCTCCCTGCATAAAGGTTCCACTCTCCGAAGCGGAGAAAACAAAGAGAGAACTGGCTAAAATGGATGCTCTTGCAAATTTGAAATGGAAAAAAAGAGATAGATATGTTATAATACCTTTAAAAAGAGAATTAGAAAATTTAGAAATATGCTATGAAGATTTTGAAGAGAAGAGGGGAAGAGAGAAAATCGGCTCGTTTGACATAATTGGCGATATAGCCATAGTGAAATACAAGGAAGATTTAGATTACGAAGAGCTTGCAAAAAAATTGGTTGATGGTAAGAGCATTAAAAAATTGGCAGTTGATATGGGAGTTAGAGGCACGGAGAGAATAAGAGAGTTAAAGCTTATAGTTGGAGATTCTTTAGAAACGATACATAAAGAGTATGGCGTACGCTTAAAAGTGGATATTTCAAAAGTTTATTTCTCTCCACGCTTGGCAACTGAAAGATGGAGGGTTGTGCAGAAGGTAAAGGATGGAGAGACAATTTTTGATATGTTTGCAGGCTGTGGCCCATTCTCCATCCTGATAGCAAAATACAAGAAAGTAAAAATTTATGCCTGCGATATTAACCCATACGCAATAGAATACCTTGAGGAAAATATAAAAATGAACAAGGTTAAAGGCATAACTCCCATCTTAGGGGATGCAAGGGATGTGGCAAAAGAAATAAAGGCAGATAGAATTATAATGAATTTGCCCCATTCATCCTTTGAATTTTTAGAATATGCAATTGAGGCAGCAAAAAATGGGGCTTTTATCCATTATTACGAAATTCTGCCAAAGAATAATGAAAGAGAGAAAGATATAATTGCCAAAGGAGATGAGGTGGGAGCAAGAGTAAAAATTCTGGAGAAGAGGAGAGTGCACGCATACTCTCCGAGCAAGGATATGTTTGCCTTCCTACTCCAAATATTCAAGTTTATCTGA
- a CDS encoding beta-CASP ribonuclease aCPSF1 — MPWEDVLKQVREVMDELAPQAEITNIDLEGPLVVVYTRDMEFFADHPDIIKKVAQTVRRRIFIRPDPSLLMDEAQAKDEILNIVPEEAGIRDIYFVPETGEVVIEAESPGAVIGKDGQLLNEIKKRIRWAPRVVRAPPLESRIVKEMRAYLKLVREERREILRNIGKRINRPPLSGEQWVRVEALGGYREVGRSATLIMTRTSRVLVDCGLNVAVSDKADPWSGAPYLYVPEVWDASDPEKPFKHIDAVVVTHAHLDHVGLVPLLFKYNYDGPVYMTAPTRDLAAMLLIDYVKVAQSEGKKVPYESKHIKEMIKHTITLKYGETTDIAPDIRLTFHNAGHILGSSVSHFHIGEGLYNIVITGDIKYERSWLFNAAHNRFPRVETVIMESTYGGREDFQPSRREAAERLKDVVMRTYDKGGKILIPVFAVGRSQEVMLVLESFMRNGELPEMPIYLDGMIWEATTIHAAYPEYLNKDLRELIFQKKENPFLSPIFHRVESVERREEVISSSDPLIVLSTSGMMNGGPVLEYFKHWADDPRNTLVFVGYQAVGTLGRRIQNGLKEVLMSLGGKPFTVKVEMNIETIDGFSGHSDRRQLVQYISSMNPKPERVIICHGEENKCIDLAIGLHKRYGMETMALKNLEVVRLR; from the coding sequence ATGCCGTGGGAGGATGTGCTGAAACAGGTCAGGGAAGTAATGGATGAACTTGCTCCCCAGGCCGAGATAACAAATATAGATTTGGAAGGCCCTTTGGTGGTGGTTTATACTCGAGATATGGAATTCTTTGCGGACCACCCAGATATTATAAAAAAAGTGGCCCAAACGGTGAGACGCAGGATATTCATCAGACCGGACCCATCATTGCTTATGGATGAGGCTCAGGCCAAGGATGAAATTTTGAATATAGTGCCCGAGGAGGCAGGGATAAGGGATATTTACTTTGTACCAGAAACTGGGGAGGTTGTTATAGAGGCAGAATCTCCAGGGGCTGTTATTGGCAAGGATGGCCAGCTTTTAAATGAGATAAAGAAGAGAATCAGATGGGCTCCCCGCGTTGTTCGAGCACCGCCGTTGGAGTCTAGGATAGTCAAGGAGATGAGGGCTTATTTGAAACTGGTGCGCGAGGAAAGAAGGGAAATTTTGAGAAATATTGGAAAGAGAATAAATAGGCCCCCTTTGAGCGGCGAGCAATGGGTTCGTGTTGAGGCTCTTGGGGGATATAGAGAAGTTGGAAGAAGTGCAACGCTTATCATGACTCGCACAAGCAGAGTTCTCGTGGACTGCGGCTTGAATGTGGCTGTCTCCGATAAGGCAGATCCATGGAGTGGGGCACCGTATCTCTATGTACCTGAGGTTTGGGATGCCAGTGATCCTGAAAAACCTTTTAAGCATATAGATGCTGTTGTGGTGACACATGCCCATCTTGACCATGTTGGGCTTGTGCCTCTTCTATTCAAGTACAATTACGATGGCCCTGTTTATATGACCGCTCCTACTAGAGACCTTGCAGCCATGCTGCTTATCGATTATGTAAAAGTTGCCCAGTCAGAAGGGAAGAAAGTGCCCTATGAATCAAAGCATATAAAGGAAATGATAAAGCACACCATTACGCTAAAATATGGAGAGACAACGGATATTGCTCCAGATATAAGGCTAACATTCCACAATGCTGGGCACATTCTTGGCTCCTCCGTTTCTCATTTCCACATAGGAGAGGGGCTTTACAACATAGTTATCACGGGAGATATAAAATACGAGCGTTCTTGGTTATTCAATGCGGCTCATAACCGTTTTCCTCGGGTTGAGACGGTTATAATGGAGAGCACTTATGGAGGACGAGAGGATTTTCAGCCATCTCGTAGAGAAGCGGCAGAAAGGTTAAAAGATGTGGTTATGCGCACCTACGATAAGGGTGGAAAGATTTTAATTCCCGTTTTTGCAGTTGGAAGAAGTCAGGAAGTCATGCTTGTTCTTGAAAGCTTTATGCGAAATGGGGAATTGCCCGAGATGCCCATTTATCTTGATGGGATGATTTGGGAGGCAACTACTATCCACGCTGCTTATCCTGAGTATTTGAACAAGGATCTGCGTGAGCTCATATTCCAGAAGAAAGAAAATCCATTCTTATCTCCAATCTTCCACAGGGTTGAATCTGTGGAGAGAAGAGAAGAGGTCATAAGCTCCTCAGACCCTCTCATTGTTCTATCTACCTCAGGTATGATGAATGGAGGGCCGGTGCTGGAATATTTCAAGCATTGGGCAGACGACCCTCGCAATACCCTCGTGTTTGTGGGTTATCAGGCGGTGGGTACTCTTGGAAGGAGAATACAGAACGGATTAAAGGAAGTACTTATGAGCCTTGGTGGAAAACCATTTACGGTTAAAGTTGAGATGAACATAGAGACCATCGATGGCTTTTCTGGGCATTCTGATAGGAGACAACTTGTGCAGTATATATCATCTATGAATCCAAAGCCAGAGAGAGTTATAATATGCCACGGTGAAGAAAATAAATGTATAGACCTTGCGATAGGATTGCATAAGAGATATGGTATGGAAACTATGGCTCTCAAAAATTTGGAAGTTGTGCGACTCAGATAA
- the psmB gene encoding archaeal proteasome endopeptidase complex subunit beta: MENAKTGTTTVGIVTKDGVVMGTEHRASMETFIAHKTAQKLYKLDYNIGMTTAGLVGDLQVLVRYMRAEINLYRIRRKMYMPVGAAATLLSNILNERKFFPYYVGLLVGGFDSKGYHVFAIDAAGGAIEDKYASVGSGSLFVYGVLEDRWKDDLSLDEGINLVIRGINAAMRRDAASGDGISVATITKDEGFVELSQEEVEKRMKKLKLK, encoded by the coding sequence ATGGAGAACGCTAAAACTGGAACTACCACTGTGGGAATTGTGACGAAAGATGGTGTTGTGATGGGTACTGAGCATAGGGCAAGTATGGAAACTTTCATAGCCCATAAGACAGCTCAAAAGCTCTACAAGTTGGATTATAATATTGGAATGACCACTGCTGGACTCGTTGGAGATCTGCAAGTTCTTGTGCGCTATATGCGTGCAGAAATTAATCTTTACAGGATAAGGAGAAAAATGTACATGCCCGTGGGTGCAGCCGCCACTCTGCTATCCAATATTCTCAATGAGAGAAAATTTTTCCCGTACTATGTAGGCCTCTTAGTGGGTGGATTTGATAGTAAGGGCTACCATGTATTTGCCATAGATGCTGCGGGAGGGGCTATTGAGGACAAATATGCAAGTGTTGGCTCTGGCTCTCTCTTTGTTTATGGTGTTCTTGAAGATAGATGGAAGGATGATTTGAGCCTTGATGAGGGTATAAATTTGGTTATAAGGGGTATAAATGCAGCTATGAGGCGTGATGCTGCAAGTGGTGATGGTATTTCAGTTGCCACTATAACAAAGGATGAGGGATTCGTTGAATTGAGTCAAGAGGAAGTTGAGAAGAGAATGAAGAAACTTAAATTGAAGTGA